Below is a genomic region from Pseudomonas berkeleyensis.
GAACCACGGCACCGACCTCTACAAGCTGATGGACGCCGCTGACGATCTGGTGCGCCCGCTGCAGGATCGTCCGGTGCGGGTCGACCGGGAAACCCTCGGCCTGGGATACGCCGGTGTGTATTCCAGCTTCCTGCGGCATGCCGAAGTGGCGGCCGCGAAGTACGGCCTGAAGACCCTCGACATCCTCGTCGAACTGGGCAAGCGGCGCATGGTGGGCGGTCAGGAAGACATGATCGTCGACGTGGCGCTGGATCTGCTCGCCCGTCGCGTCTGACTCGCTGCTGGTGCTCACGTTGGCGCGTGAGCACCACCCGCGATCTGAAGTGGATGCCCCTGCGATCTGACGGTTTTTGTCGCGCGGCTTTTGCGCGACACTGCGGGCACCATTCGGCCAGGAGCTTCGCATGACCGTCAGCGATGACAAGTTCACCCGCCAGACCTTGCTCGACGTGCAGACGCTGACGCCGAGCCTGTTCACCCTGCGCACCACGCGTGATGCGGGCTTTCGCTTCCGCGCTGGTCAGTTCGTGCGCCTGGGCGTGGAAAAGGCCGACGGCTCGGTGGTCTGGCGTGCCTATTCGCTGGTGTCCGCTCCCCATGATGAGCACCTGGAGTTCTTCTCCATCGTGGTGCCGGGCGGCGAGTTCACCAGTGAGCTGAGTCGCCTGCGCGTCGGCGACACCCTGCTGGTGGAGAAGATGGCCACCGGTTACCTGACCCTGGATCGCTTCGTCGACGGTCGTGACCTCTGGTTGCTTGGTAGTGGCACTGGCATCGCGCCGTTCCTGTCGATGCTGCAGGATTTCGAGGTGTGGCAGCGTTTCGAGCGCATCGTGCTGGTGTACAGCGCGCGCAGCGTCGCCGAGCTGGCCTATCAGCCGATGATCAAGGGTTTCGCTGAGTTGGAGCACCTGGCCGAGTTCGCGCACAAGCTCACTTACCTGCCGGTGGTTACCCGCGAGCAGGTGCCGGGTTGCCTGAGTGCACGTATCACCGAGCTGCTCGACAACGGTGAGCTGGAGCGTGCCGCAGGGCTGTCGCTGACGCCCGAGCACTCGCGTGTGATGATCTGCGGCAACCCGCAGATGATCGATGACATTCGCCAGCGCCTGAAAGCTCGTGGCCTGAATCTGAGCCTGACGCGTCGGCCAGGTCAGGTGGCGGTCGAGAATTACTGGTAAGAACTGGTAACAAAATGGCGACTTTCGATGTGACCTGCGCTCCAGTACATTCAGCGGTCTGTTTCTCATCGTTCGGTCTTCATGGACAGCGACAGTAGTCGATCGCCCTCACCAAACTGGTTGGGGGCGACACCTCACAGAGATGGCGTCACTCGGCGTCGATTCTTCTTGCAGCCCCGCGCTGCGCATTCTTTCCGTCAGTCGAAAATTCACGCGCCTGTAGCTGGCTTGCGCGATGCTTTCGGCTGCCTTCGTTTTCCCCTAGAGAGAGCTGCACGCTAAATGGAATGGATCGCTGATCCGACGGCCTGGTTAGGCCTGTTGACCCTGATCGTCCTGGAAATCGTCCTGGGCATCGACAACCTGGTGTTCATTGCCATCCTCGCCGACAAGCTGCCGCCCGAGCAGCGTGACCGCGCGCGGGTGATCGGCCTGAGCCTGGCATTGATCATGCGCCTCGGCCTGCTGGCCAGCATGGCCTGGCTGGTAACGCTGACCGACCCGCTGGTCGAGGTGTTCGGCAAGACCTTCTCCGGGCGTGACCTGATCATGCTGTTCGGTGGTGTGTTCCTGCTGTTCAAGGCCACCATGGAGCTGCACGAGCGTCTCGAAGGGCGCACGCATCAGCCGGGTGGTGCGCGTACCTATGCCAAGTTCTGGCCGGTGGTGGCGCAGATCATCGTGCTCGACGCGGTGTTCTCCCTCGACGCGGTGATCACCGCCGTCGGCATGGTCGAGCACCTGGAAGTGATGATGATCGCGGTGATCATCTCCATCGGCCTGATGATCGTCGCCAGCAAGCCGCTGACCGCGTTCGTCAATGCGCGCCCGACGGTGATCATGCTCTGCCTGGGCTTCTTGATGATGATCGGTTTCAGCCTGACCGCCGAAGGCCTGGGCTTCCATATTCCGAAGGGCTACCTGTACGCCGCCATCGGTTTCTCGATCCTCATCGAGGTGTTCAACCAGGTCGCCCGTTCGCGCCGCAAGCGCAGCTTGCAGGGTGAGCGTGGCCTGCGTGAGCGCACCGCGCATGCGGTACTGCGCCTGCTTGGCGGCAAGGTCGAGGCTGACGAGGTTGGTGAGGAAATCGCCGACATGATCGGTAGCGAAACGGGTGAGCAGGCGCTGTTCGACCGTCGTGAACGGGTGATGATCCGGGGCGTGCTGGGCCTGGCCGAGCAGTCGATCCGCAAGGCCATGACCGACCGTATGGAAGTCGATCGCATCGATATCGACGCTCCGGCGGAGAAGATCCACCAGGTGCTGCTGGATTCGCCGCACTCGCGTCTGGTGGTGGTGCGTGCTTCCAAGCCCGAGGAGCCGCTGGGCTATATCCACAAGAAGGAACTGTTCAAGGAACTGCTCAAGGGCGAGCAGCCGGACATCGAAAGCCTGGTGCGGGCGCCGATCAACCTGCCGGAAAGCGTGTCGGTGCTCAGCGCGCTGGAGCAGATGCGTCAGGCCTCGACCCACGTGGCTTTCGTGGTCAACGAGTTCGGTGGTTTCGAAGGCCTGCTGACGCTGACCGACATCCTCGAGGCGATTGCCGGCGAATTGCCGGATGCCAGTGAGGTGGACGGCCCGGAGATCGAACAGGTCGACGGTGGCTGGCGCGTCAACGGTGCG
It encodes:
- a CDS encoding TerC family protein is translated as MEWIADPTAWLGLLTLIVLEIVLGIDNLVFIAILADKLPPEQRDRARVIGLSLALIMRLGLLASMAWLVTLTDPLVEVFGKTFSGRDLIMLFGGVFLLFKATMELHERLEGRTHQPGGARTYAKFWPVVAQIIVLDAVFSLDAVITAVGMVEHLEVMMIAVIISIGLMIVASKPLTAFVNARPTVIMLCLGFLMMIGFSLTAEGLGFHIPKGYLYAAIGFSILIEVFNQVARSRRKRSLQGERGLRERTAHAVLRLLGGKVEADEVGEEIADMIGSETGEQALFDRRERVMIRGVLGLAEQSIRKAMTDRMEVDRIDIDAPAEKIHQVLLDSPHSRLVVVRASKPEEPLGYIHKKELFKELLKGEQPDIESLVRAPINLPESVSVLSALEQMRQASTHVAFVVNEFGGFEGLLTLTDILEAIAGELPDASEVDGPEIEQVDGGWRVNGALNLAVLRERLGFAAAASEDYQTVAGLAMSLLDRLPVIGDQLEHADWRLTVTEVKDRRVSKVLLVPLTV
- a CDS encoding ferredoxin--NADP reductase, translated to MTVSDDKFTRQTLLDVQTLTPSLFTLRTTRDAGFRFRAGQFVRLGVEKADGSVVWRAYSLVSAPHDEHLEFFSIVVPGGEFTSELSRLRVGDTLLVEKMATGYLTLDRFVDGRDLWLLGSGTGIAPFLSMLQDFEVWQRFERIVLVYSARSVAELAYQPMIKGFAELEHLAEFAHKLTYLPVVTREQVPGCLSARITELLDNGELERAAGLSLTPEHSRVMICGNPQMIDDIRQRLKARGLNLSLTRRPGQVAVENYW